In Methanofastidiosum sp., the genomic window TTTCAAACTGGTATACAAATGCAAGTATAGCTAAAATAAAGATTACAATAATTTCATAGGGCCAAAGCTTTACTATTGTTCTAGACTCATCGAATACTAGCCCTCCTCCAAACAGTAAAATTCCAATACCAATAAAGATTAGAGGGAAAAGATCGCTTAGTTTTATCCGATCACCTCTAAAACTTCATCTACGGTGAGTGTATCATCAGGTATCCCATATTTTGTGTATGGCTGTATGAGTCTATTGATCTGGGGAGAGAATAGGAGGGCTTTTGACAGCACCTCCCTCTTATTGCCATCGGAAATAATATTACCCTCACTTAATAGAACTACTCTATCTGCAAACTCTGCTGCAGTTTCAATGTCGTGAGTTACCATAATTACTGTCTTTGCCTTTTCCCTTAGATAGGAAATAAGCTCTTTTTTCAGGTAGTAATCCA contains:
- a CDS encoding ABC transporter ATP-binding protein; translated protein: ELIQRVGIVFQDPNLHLFNDTVQEEVEFVLRNLELKEELIEKKVVDILKKFKIYQYRNSYPHDLSGGERQRVALASVLVSEPEILILDEPTRGMDYYLKKELISYLREKAKTVIMVTHDIETAAEFADRVVLLSEGNIISDGNKREVLSKALLFSPQINRLIQPYTKYGIPDDTLTVDEVLEVIG